Proteins from a single region of Bacteroidales bacterium:
- a CDS encoding LTA synthase family protein: MRFDLSAIFLFNFLFIFLQLLPFKFRKNNFYQKILKYLFVVVNSILILANCIDFVYFRFILKRTTFDIFSFLGLGNDFFTLLPSYLKNFWYVLLIWLLLILFLNFLYNKIFKTFLSKEEPAKFYFFIQSIIFILCFVLTVIGIRGGLQYKPITIIDAGEDTDVRNIPLILNTPFAIIQTLNKAEIKEIKYFNESKLQSIYNPLHNYYDKNKSFKKLNVVIIIMESFSKEYTGLANNKNFVSYTPFLDSLIKESSVFKNAFANGSNSISGIPAVVAGIPSLMNEPYITSVFAGNKIHGLAALLRKEGYATSFFHGGTNGTMGFEAFASIAGFEKYYGRKEYNNEKDYDGNWGIYDEEFFNFFAEKLNCSKQPFFSTFFSLSSHHPYSVPAKYKNKFKKGKLKIHESIGYADYSLRKFFNIASKSKWFNNTLFVITADHTSEAEHPAFSNVVGEHEIPLLFYMHSNSLKGTNNEIAQQIDIMPSVLDFLNYPQEFVSFGVSLFDSTANHFAVNYTNNNYQLLKDVYSVIFNGSKVIEVYNFKTDSLLQNNLINKISVAKNENFLKAFIQSYNWRLIKNKLAQ; encoded by the coding sequence TTGAGATTCGACCTTTCCGCAATATTTTTATTCAACTTTCTGTTTATTTTTCTTCAACTTTTACCTTTTAAATTCAGGAAAAATAATTTTTATCAGAAAATTTTAAAGTATTTATTTGTTGTTGTCAATTCAATTTTAATTCTTGCCAATTGCATTGATTTTGTTTATTTCAGGTTTATATTAAAAAGAACCACTTTCGATATTTTTAGTTTCCTTGGTTTAGGAAATGATTTTTTTACTTTACTTCCATCGTATCTTAAAAACTTTTGGTATGTTTTGTTAATATGGCTTTTACTGATATTGTTTTTAAATTTTCTTTATAATAAAATATTTAAAACATTTTTATCAAAAGAAGAACCGGCAAAATTTTATTTTTTTATTCAAAGTATAATTTTTATTTTATGTTTTGTTTTAACTGTAATTGGTATTCGCGGCGGATTGCAATACAAGCCAATAACTATTATTGATGCCGGCGAAGATACAGATGTTCGCAATATACCACTTATACTAAATACTCCTTTTGCGATAATTCAAACTCTTAACAAAGCCGAAATAAAAGAAATAAAATATTTTAATGAATCAAAACTTCAAAGTATTTACAATCCCTTACATAATTATTATGATAAAAATAAATCATTCAAAAAACTGAATGTTGTTATTATAATTATGGAAAGTTTTTCAAAAGAATACACAGGGTTAGCTAATAATAAAAACTTTGTAAGCTACACTCCTTTTCTCGATTCGTTAATAAAAGAAAGTTCGGTTTTTAAAAATGCTTTTGCAAACGGCAGTAATTCCATAAGTGGTATTCCCGCCGTTGTTGCGGGAATACCTTCTCTTATGAACGAACCATACATTACATCGGTTTTTGCGGGAAACAAAATACATGGACTTGCAGCTCTACTAAGAAAAGAAGGGTATGCAACTTCTTTTTTTCATGGCGGAACCAACGGAACAATGGGCTTTGAAGCATTTGCAAGCATAGCAGGTTTTGAAAAATATTACGGCAGAAAAGAATATAACAACGAAAAAGATTATGATGGTAACTGGGGGATTTATGATGAAGAGTTTTTTAATTTTTTTGCTGAAAAATTAAACTGTTCGAAACAACCTTTCTTCAGCACTTTCTTTTCATTGTCATCACACCATCCATATAGCGTTCCAGCAAAATATAAAAATAAATTCAAAAAAGGAAAATTAAAAATTCACGAAAGCATTGGTTATGCTGATTATTCATTAAGAAAATTTTTTAATATTGCATCAAAATCAAAATGGTTTAATAATACATTATTTGTTATAACTGCCGACCATACCAGCGAAGCCGAACATCCTGCTTTCAGCAATGTTGTCGGAGAGCATGAAATTCCTTTGTTGTTTTACATGCACAGTAATTCACTAAAAGGAACAAATAATGAAATAGCCCAGCAAATTGACATTATGCCAAGTGTTCTGGATTTTTTGAATTATCCCCAAGAATTTGTTTCTTTCGGCGTAAGCCTGTTCGACTCAACTGCAAATCATTTTGCTGTTAATTATACAAACAATAATTACCAGCTCCTAAAAGATGTTTACTCTGTAATTTTCAATGGCAGCAAAGTAATTGAAGTTTACAATTTTAAAACCGACAGTTTATTGCAAAATAATTTAATTAATAAAATATCGGTTGCAAAAAACGAAAATTTCCTTAAAGCCTTTATACAAAGTTATAATTGGAGATTGATAAAAAATAAACTTGCACAATAA
- a CDS encoding DUF3108 domain-containing protein yields the protein MRRTLIILTFCILSLFSFSQQLRKINNTAFQRGEILTFRAYYDALLTGKVTAGEATLEITNENRQIAGRNTFRIVGTGASKGAFNLFFKVYDRYESIIDEDALIPWIFIRRVNEGGFKIDQDVVFNQFKNIATSNNVTSKKTTKNVTTKVTSNIQDIISLFYYARTFDVSNIKIGDEYSINFFIDDSVYVTKLKFLGKETIKTSLGKFNCLKFKPLVLVGNFFREPYPMTLYVTDDKNHIPLLVESAVIVGKVKLELIKYSGLKNPLTSKIE from the coding sequence ATGAGAAGAACATTAATAATATTGACCTTTTGCATTTTGTCTTTGTTTTCATTTTCACAACAACTTAGAAAAATAAATAATACTGCTTTTCAGAGAGGTGAAATTTTAACATTCAGAGCATACTACGATGCCTTATTAACAGGTAAAGTAACCGCAGGTGAAGCAACGCTTGAAATAACAAACGAAAACAGGCAAATTGCAGGACGCAATACTTTTAGAATTGTTGGGACAGGTGCATCAAAAGGTGCTTTCAATCTTTTCTTTAAGGTTTATGACAGATATGAATCAATAATTGATGAAGATGCACTTATACCATGGATTTTCATAAGAAGAGTAAATGAAGGAGGTTTCAAAATTGACCAGGATGTTGTATTTAATCAGTTTAAAAATATTGCAACAAGCAATAATGTAACTTCAAAAAAAACAACCAAGAATGTTACCACCAAAGTAACATCGAACATTCAGGATATAATTTCATTATTTTATTATGCCCGTACTTTTGATGTTTCCAATATTAAAATAGGAGATGAATATTCAATAAACTTCTTTATTGATGATTCTGTTTATGTAACAAAACTCAAGTTTCTGGGAAAAGAAACCATTAAAACAAGTTTGGGGAAATTCAATTGTTTAAAGTTCAAACCGCTTGTGCTTGTTGGAAATTTTTTCAGAGAACCATACCCCATGACACTGTATGTTACCGATGATAAAAACCACATTCCCCTTTTAGTCGAATCGGCTGTGATTGTGGGAAAAGTAAAACTCGAACTTATAAAATATTCGGGGTTAAAAAATCCGCTTACTTCGAAGATAGAATGA
- the ispE gene encoding 4-(cytidine 5'-diphospho)-2-C-methyl-D-erythritol kinase → MLTFPNAKINIGLNVLEKRNDGFHNIESVFYPLNLTDALEIIEDKKNKSKNKIKFTSSGLKCEGDEKNNLCVKTYSLIDNDFNLPPVQMHLHKNIPIGAGLGGGSSNAAFTIKLLNDIFKLNISVKQMQNYAAKLGSDCAFFIENKPAFCFKRGDEFEKIKLYLSKYCFVLINPGIHINTAKAYSNIITAKPKTSIKELIELPLSKWKDYIFNDFEKNIFVKYPQIKKIKDFFYKQGAVYSSMTGSGSSVYGIFDREIKLKNLPSEYFIWHKK, encoded by the coding sequence ATGCTAACTTTTCCAAACGCAAAAATAAATATCGGTCTAAATGTGCTCGAAAAACGCAATGACGGTTTTCATAATATCGAAAGCGTTTTCTATCCGCTCAATTTGACCGATGCTCTGGAAATTATTGAAGACAAAAAAAATAAATCAAAAAATAAAATAAAATTTACTTCATCTGGATTGAAATGCGAAGGTGATGAAAAAAATAATTTATGTGTAAAAACATATTCATTAATTGACAATGATTTTAATTTGCCGCCTGTTCAAATGCACTTGCATAAAAATATTCCCATAGGGGCAGGACTTGGTGGTGGTTCTTCGAATGCGGCATTTACAATAAAATTATTGAACGATATTTTTAAATTAAATATTTCTGTAAAGCAGATGCAGAATTATGCTGCAAAACTCGGAAGCGATTGTGCATTTTTTATTGAAAACAAACCTGCATTTTGTTTTAAACGTGGTGATGAATTTGAAAAAATAAAATTGTATCTAAGTAAATATTGTTTTGTTTTAATAAATCCGGGAATTCATATAAATACTGCCAAAGCATACAGTAACATTATAACTGCAAAACCAAAGACATCTATAAAAGAATTAATCGAACTTCCTCTTTCAAAATGGAAAGATTATATTTTTAACGATTTCGAAAAAAATATTTTCGTAAAATATCCGCAAATAAAAAAAATAAAGGATTTTTTTTATAAACAAGGAGCAGTATATTCTTCAATGACCGGCAGCGGTTCTTCTGTTTATGGAATTTTTGACAGAGAAATAAAACTTAAAAACCTGCCTTCCGAATACTTTATTTGGCATAAAAAATAA
- a CDS encoding acetate uptake transporter — MENSTNEKVVVFKDTTSNPAPIGLFGFGITTVLLNLHNAGFYNLSAGVLSTGIFVGGIAQVIAGVLESKKNNTFGATAFTLYGFFWISLVSIVLLPVGGIAAKPFKNEFAAYLFLWGVFSLVMFVATLKLNRALQVIFFTLFILFFLLSFAKYFQNETLETIAGWEGMLCGFSAIYLCFANILNEVYGKTILPVGPMKK; from the coding sequence ATGGAAAATTCAACAAATGAAAAAGTAGTGGTTTTTAAAGACACTACATCAAATCCTGCCCCTATTGGTTTATTTGGATTTGGAATAACAACGGTGTTATTAAATTTGCATAATGCCGGGTTTTATAATTTAAGTGCCGGTGTTTTATCAACCGGAATTTTTGTTGGTGGTATAGCTCAGGTAATTGCCGGAGTATTAGAATCTAAAAAGAATAATACTTTTGGTGCTACTGCATTTACTTTGTATGGATTCTTCTGGATATCACTTGTATCAATAGTACTTTTGCCGGTTGGCGGAATTGCTGCTAAACCATTCAAGAATGAGTTTGCTGCATATCTTTTTTTGTGGGGTGTTTTTTCATTAGTAATGTTTGTTGCAACACTTAAATTGAATAGAGCATTGCAGGTTATATTTTTTACATTATTTATTCTGTTTTTCTTATTGTCATTTGCAAAATATTTTCAGAATGAAACATTGGAAACAATTGCCGGTTGGGAAGGAATGCTTTGTGGATTTTCTGCAATATACCTTTGTTTTGCAAATATTCTGAATGAAGTTTATGGAAAAACAATTTTACCTGTTGGTCCTATGAAGAAATAA
- a CDS encoding DUF2721 domain-containing protein — protein sequence MSNSINDIVQILQISIAPTVLISGVGLLILSLNTRGSLILDRIRSMINEYSENKKAYIKDEIYLLYKRAKIIRVSIFNLVMSIIIDVLVIISIFFIKILSIENGIIIPILFVCSIVFLITGLVAFLHDINMNLKAMRIEMLNRISTEKQK from the coding sequence ATGAGCAATTCAATAAATGACATAGTGCAAATACTGCAAATTTCTATAGCTCCTACTGTTCTGATATCGGGAGTCGGGTTATTGATTTTATCACTTAATACAAGAGGTTCGCTTATTCTTGATAGAATTAGAAGCATGATAAACGAATATTCGGAAAATAAAAAAGCGTATATAAAAGATGAGATATACTTGCTTTATAAAAGAGCAAAAATTATAAGAGTTAGCATTTTCAACCTTGTTATGAGTATAATAATAGATGTTCTGGTAATTATTTCAATATTTTTTATCAAGATATTATCAATTGAAAATGGCATAATAATTCCTATATTGTTTGTATGCTCAATTGTTTTTTTGATTACCGGTTTGGTTGCATTTCTGCACGACATAAACATGAACTTAAAGGCAATGAGAATAGAAATGCTAAACAGAATTTCAACTGAAAAACAAAAATAA
- a CDS encoding ABC-F family ATP-binding cassette domain-containing protein, with protein MISVNNLSVHFGADILFDNVSFSINKKDRIGLVGKNGAGKTTLLKIISGLQKPSEGNIAIPLDVTIGYLPQEMLITGDKSIYEETLSAFEEEQNLKKIIKELTEEISTRKDHNSAEYLDLIHQLDEANNRFQLIGGNNIDENIEKVILGLGFLRKDFERNIKEFSGGWQMRIEIAKLLLKKHDVLLLDEPTNHLDIESIQWLEEYLDNYDGAVVLVSHDRTLLDNVTKRTVEISLGKVYDYKAPYSKYVELRKERMQSQIAAYNNQQKQIEVTEKFIERFRYKATKSVQVQSRIKMLKKIDRIEIDEEDKSGIHIKFPPAPRSGKVVVNAENLSKKYNEKEVLQNLEFHIDAGEKIAFVGKNGEGKTTLSRIIVGELEHEGICNIGYNVSIGYYAQNQSDFLNMNKTVLETIDDVAVGDIRTKIREILGSFLFSDDDVYKKVKILSGGEKSRLALAKLLLTPVNLLVLDEPTNHLDMRSKDILKQALQKYDGTLIIVSHDRYFLGGLTSKVFEFKNKSVRQYIGNIHDFLKSRKIETLRQLEISSKNKENKIENISENKLKYEEKKQLEKDLRKLNSQILKSEKRIEELEKEIKILEEKLIEPDILIEHEKQKEIFIRIDEMKKELHLEVDNWDKLHEKLKSEK; from the coding sequence GTGATTTCAGTAAACAATCTTTCAGTTCATTTTGGTGCGGATATTTTATTCGACAATGTTTCATTTAGTATAAATAAAAAAGACAGAATCGGGCTTGTAGGCAAAAATGGTGCAGGAAAAACCACTTTGCTGAAAATAATTTCAGGACTGCAAAAACCAAGCGAAGGTAATATTGCTATTCCTTTAGATGTTACAATCGGTTATTTGCCTCAGGAAATGCTCATTACCGGAGATAAATCAATTTATGAAGAAACTCTTTCTGCATTTGAGGAAGAACAGAATTTAAAAAAAATCATAAAAGAGCTTACCGAAGAAATTTCAACTAGAAAAGACCACAATTCGGCTGAATATCTTGATTTAATTCATCAACTTGATGAGGCAAATAACAGATTTCAGCTAATCGGAGGTAATAATATTGATGAAAATATTGAAAAAGTTATACTGGGACTTGGTTTTTTGAGAAAAGATTTTGAAAGAAATATAAAAGAATTCAGCGGTGGCTGGCAGATGCGTATTGAAATTGCAAAATTACTTTTGAAAAAACATGATGTTTTACTTCTCGATGAGCCCACAAATCATTTAGATATTGAATCAATTCAATGGCTGGAAGAATATCTCGACAACTATGATGGAGCTGTTGTTCTTGTTTCACACGACAGAACATTACTTGATAATGTTACAAAAAGAACAGTAGAAATTTCGCTCGGAAAAGTTTACGATTATAAAGCGCCATATTCTAAATATGTTGAATTGCGTAAAGAAAGAATGCAAAGTCAGATTGCAGCATATAATAACCAACAAAAACAAATTGAAGTTACAGAAAAATTTATTGAACGTTTCAGATATAAAGCAACAAAGTCAGTGCAAGTGCAGTCGAGAATTAAAATGCTAAAAAAAATTGACAGAATTGAAATTGATGAAGAAGACAAATCGGGAATTCACATTAAATTTCCACCTGCGCCGCGTTCGGGAAAAGTGGTTGTGAATGCCGAAAATCTCAGTAAAAAATATAATGAAAAAGAAGTGTTGCAAAATCTGGAATTTCATATTGATGCGGGAGAAAAAATTGCATTTGTCGGGAAAAACGGCGAGGGAAAAACCACACTGTCGCGGATAATTGTCGGTGAGCTGGAACATGAAGGTATTTGCAATATAGGATATAATGTTTCTATTGGTTATTACGCACAAAACCAATCCGACTTTTTGAATATGAATAAAACAGTTCTTGAAACAATTGATGATGTTGCGGTAGGAGATATCAGAACAAAAATCCGCGAAATACTCGGTTCTTTTCTTTTCAGCGATGACGATGTTTATAAAAAAGTGAAGATTTTGTCGGGTGGTGAAAAATCAAGATTAGCTTTGGCAAAACTTTTACTCACTCCTGTTAACCTGCTTGTTCTTGACGAACCTACAAATCATCTCGACATGCGTTCAAAAGATATTCTTAAACAAGCATTGCAGAAATATGATGGAACTTTGATTATAGTTTCTCACGACCGTTATTTTCTTGGCGGTTTGACAAGTAAAGTTTTTGAATTTAAAAATAAATCTGTTCGCCAATATATCGGAAATATACACGATTTTCTTAAATCAAGAAAAATTGAAACATTACGACAACTTGAGATTTCATCAAAAAATAAAGAAAATAAAATAGAAAATATTTCTGAAAATAAATTAAAGTACGAAGAAAAAAAACAATTGGAAAAAGATTTGAGAAAACTTAATTCACAGATATTAAAATCCGAAAAAAGAATTGAAGAACTTGAAAAAGAAATAAAAATATTAGAAGAAAAATTAATTGAACCGGATATATTGATAGAACATGAAAAACAAAAAGAAATTTTTATAAGAATTGATGAAATGAAAAAGGAATTACATCTGGAAGTGGATAACTGGGACAAATTGCATGAGAAACTGAAATCGGAAAAATAG
- a CDS encoding S46 family peptidase, whose amino-acid sequence MKKLFLISFCAINLLSIRISIADEGMWLPMFIERLNYVDMQKMGCHLTAEEIYSVNHSSLKDAVLLFGGGCTGEIVSNEGLVLTNHHCGRDRIQSHSTLEHDYLTNGFWAMNKNEELVNKGLTVVSLIRIEDVTKKVLAEVTAQMTEKERDEAITKISSKIETASIKGTPYRAKVRSFFSGNEYYLFVTETFKDVRLVGAPPSSIGMYGGDTDNWMWPRHTGDFSIFRIYTAPDGTPAEYSEKNIPYKPKYFLPVSLNGIKKNDFAMVMGYPGGTDRFLTSYGVKFEETTKDPTIVKIRDKKLDIIKKDMETSPEVRIKYEAKYYGSSNYWKFYIGQKKQLRKYNVFDRKKEIENQFMEWVNADNKRKDKYGNLMQTFSDAYDKYNKFYISSVYFSEAITRGPEVISFSNQLFNPKTHLYKLIKDSANAKEAINKEISNLKDDIIGFYRNYDLVTDKKLFTSLLRMFYDNVPKEQQPNIFRIVEKKYKPAPRYNEKKYKVDFEEYAEYVYDKSIFVDETKLNEFLENPDYKELEKDPVFQLMNSFYSNNDSIRIKIADAQSKITAAERLYTAGIREMFPDKKFYPNANLTMRLTYGKVNDYIAADAVYYNYFTTLDGIMEKADPDNSDFIVPAKLKELYNNKDYGRYSENGTVPVCFITDNDITGGNSGSPVLNADGQLIGLAFDGNWESMCEKIYFESKVARCICVDIRYVLFIIDKYAGATNIVKEMTLIENKNTSSQK is encoded by the coding sequence ATGAAAAAATTATTTCTTATAAGTTTTTGCGCAATAAATCTGTTGTCAATTCGTATCAGTATTGCTGATGAAGGAATGTGGCTGCCCATGTTCATAGAACGATTAAATTATGTTGACATGCAAAAAATGGGTTGTCATTTGACAGCCGAAGAAATTTACAGTGTGAACCATTCGAGTTTGAAAGATGCTGTGCTTTTATTTGGTGGTGGCTGTACAGGCGAAATAGTATCAAACGAAGGATTGGTTTTAACTAACCACCATTGCGGGCGCGACAGAATTCAATCGCATAGCACTCTTGAACATGATTATCTTACAAACGGATTCTGGGCAATGAACAAAAACGAAGAATTAGTGAACAAAGGATTAACCGTAGTTTCGCTCATCCGCATTGAAGATGTAACAAAAAAAGTTCTCGCTGAAGTTACTGCTCAGATGACCGAAAAAGAAAGAGACGAAGCGATAACAAAAATATCATCTAAAATTGAAACTGCATCAATAAAAGGCACACCTTATAGAGCAAAAGTAAGAAGTTTTTTTTCGGGAAATGAATATTATCTTTTTGTTACCGAAACTTTTAAAGATGTTCGTTTAGTGGGTGCGCCTCCTTCTTCAATCGGTATGTATGGCGGCGATACCGACAACTGGATGTGGCCTCGGCATACAGGTGATTTTTCTATTTTCAGAATTTATACAGCTCCCGATGGAACTCCTGCTGAATACTCGGAAAAAAACATACCATACAAACCCAAGTATTTTTTACCAGTTTCACTTAACGGCATTAAGAAAAACGATTTTGCAATGGTTATGGGATACCCCGGCGGCACCGACAGATTCCTCACTTCTTATGGTGTGAAATTTGAAGAAACAACTAAGGACCCTACAATAGTTAAAATAAGAGACAAAAAACTTGATATTATTAAAAAGGATATGGAAACAAGCCCTGAAGTGAGAATTAAATATGAAGCAAAATATTATGGCTCCAGCAATTACTGGAAATTTTACATTGGACAGAAAAAACAATTGAGAAAATATAATGTATTTGACAGAAAAAAAGAAATTGAAAATCAATTTATGGAATGGGTAAATGCAGACAATAAAAGAAAAGACAAATATGGAAATTTAATGCAGACATTTTCCGATGCTTATGACAAATACAATAAATTTTATATTTCTTCGGTTTATTTTAGTGAAGCTATAACACGAGGACCTGAAGTTATCAGCTTCTCAAATCAATTATTTAATCCCAAAACTCATCTTTACAAACTCATTAAAGATTCCGCAAATGCCAAGGAAGCTATTAATAAAGAAATTTCAAATCTTAAAGATGATATAATCGGATTTTACAGGAACTACGATTTGGTAACTGATAAGAAATTATTTACTTCATTATTGAGAATGTTTTATGATAATGTTCCAAAAGAGCAGCAACCTAACATATTTAGAATTGTTGAGAAAAAATATAAACCTGCTCCGAGATATAATGAAAAAAAATACAAAGTGGATTTTGAAGAATATGCAGAATATGTTTACGACAAATCTATTTTTGTTGATGAAACTAAATTAAATGAATTTCTCGAAAACCCCGATTATAAAGAGCTGGAGAAAGACCCTGTTTTTCAGTTAATGAATTCTTTTTATAGCAATAATGATTCAATAAGAATAAAAATAGCGGATGCTCAAAGTAAAATTACGGCAGCCGAAAGGTTATATACCGCAGGAATCAGGGAAATGTTTCCTGATAAAAAGTTCTATCCTAATGCAAATTTAACAATGCGGCTGACTTACGGAAAAGTCAATGATTACATTGCTGCCGATGCCGTTTATTACAACTATTTTACAACCCTTGACGGTATCATGGAAAAAGCCGACCCAGATAATTCCGATTTTATAGTTCCTGCAAAACTTAAGGAATTATATAATAACAAAGATTACGGAAGATACAGCGAAAATGGCACAGTGCCTGTTTGCTTTATAACCGACAACGATATTACAGGAGGCAATTCGGGAAGTCCTGTGCTTAATGCCGATGGACAACTTATAGGATTGGCTTTCGATGGAAACTGGGAATCAATGTGTGAAAAAATATATTTCGAATCAAAAGTTGCAAGATGCATCTGCGTTGATATTCGCTATGTTTTATTCATAATTGACAAATATGCAGGCGCTACAAATATTGTTAAAGAAATGACTCTTATTGAAAATAAAAATACTTCATCACAGAAGTAA
- a CDS encoding metallophosphoesterase, protein MKIQYCSDLHLEFAQNNIFLEKNPIVPKGEILILAGDIVPLHEIFFKNSFFDYVSDNFKQVYWLPGNHEFYQRDIADFANNYNIEIRKNVALVNNIAIAYKEVNFIFSTLWSKISLQNEKIIENSVSDFEIIFNKGKKITTSDFNKFHEVCLDFIESSFLKKSDKTIVVTHHVPSKKCNSDEHNKSKINEAFCVDLTEFIKKCNADFWIYGHSHYNQKLLKIGNTFLLTNQLGYVHLNEQKGYVDDAVFEI, encoded by the coding sequence ATGAAAATACAATATTGTTCGGATTTGCATCTGGAGTTTGCTCAAAATAACATTTTCTTAGAAAAAAACCCCATAGTACCTAAAGGTGAAATTCTAATACTTGCAGGAGATATTGTTCCTTTACATGAAATATTTTTCAAGAATTCTTTTTTCGATTATGTTTCAGATAATTTTAAACAGGTTTATTGGCTTCCCGGAAATCATGAGTTTTATCAAAGAGACATTGCCGATTTTGCAAACAACTATAACATTGAAATCAGAAAAAACGTAGCACTTGTTAATAATATTGCTATTGCTTATAAAGAGGTGAATTTTATTTTCAGTACGCTATGGTCGAAAATAAGTTTGCAAAATGAAAAGATTATCGAAAATAGTGTGTCTGACTTCGAAATAATTTTTAATAAAGGAAAAAAAATTACAACTTCTGATTTTAATAAATTTCATGAAGTATGTTTAGATTTTATTGAAAGTTCCTTTCTGAAAAAATCAGATAAAACAATTGTTGTAACACATCATGTTCCTTCAAAAAAATGCAATTCTGATGAACACAATAAAAGCAAAATTAATGAGGCATTCTGTGTTGACTTAACAGAATTTATTAAAAAATGCAATGCCGACTTTTGGATATACGGTCATAGCCATTACAATCAAAAGTTATTAAAAATAGGAAATACATTTTTGTTAACAAATCAACTTGGATATGTTCATCTCAACGAACAAAAAGGATATGTAGACGATGCTGTTTTTGAAATTTGA
- a CDS encoding zinc dependent phospholipase C family protein, with the protein MKKIIFCIFCLSIILFGNYTNHCLWGFTSHEKINRTAVFTLPEKMLGFYKRNIDYLTTHATDPDKRSFVDKKEAAKHFINLEKFKEKSYDSIPKKWKYAVARYSEDSLEKFGVLPWHVILMLNKLTDAFKNKDSSEILYLSANIGHYIADACVPLHTTMFYNGKTTGEKGVHSFFETRVPEVESENFKFWVGRAEYVENPAIEIWKIIKESNAEVDTALKIYVKLNSEFPAEKKSSIKRKGKKNVKVFSEEFSKEFNKEADDMVERKMQKAIFMVGSFWYTAWVNAGQPDLRNIQSNKK; encoded by the coding sequence ATGAAAAAAATAATTTTCTGCATTTTTTGTTTATCAATAATTTTATTTGGCAATTATACAAATCACTGTTTATGGGGATTTACTTCGCATGAAAAAATAAACAGGACTGCTGTTTTCACACTACCAGAAAAAATGCTTGGTTTTTATAAAAGAAATATTGACTATCTGACCACTCATGCCACCGACCCCGATAAAAGAAGTTTTGTTGATAAAAAGGAAGCTGCAAAGCATTTTATAAATCTCGAAAAATTTAAAGAAAAATCTTATGATTCTATTCCAAAAAAATGGAAATATGCAGTTGCAAGATATTCTGAGGACTCTCTTGAAAAATTTGGTGTTTTGCCATGGCATGTAATTCTTATGCTCAACAAACTTACCGATGCATTTAAGAATAAAGACAGTTCGGAAATACTTTATTTATCGGCAAATATTGGTCATTATATTGCCGATGCATGCGTCCCGCTTCATACAACAATGTTTTACAACGGCAAAACAACCGGTGAAAAAGGAGTACATAGTTTTTTCGAAACTAGAGTTCCTGAAGTTGAATCTGAAAATTTTAAATTTTGGGTTGGGCGTGCCGAATACGTCGAAAATCCTGCAATTGAAATATGGAAAATTATTAAAGAAAGCAATGCTGAAGTTGATACTGCATTGAAAATTTATGTTAAATTAAATTCCGAATTTCCTGCGGAAAAAAAATCTTCAATTAAGAGAAAAGGAAAGAAAAATGTGAAAGTTTTTTCCGAAGAATTTTCAAAAGAATTTAACAAAGAAGCAGATGATATGGTTGAAAGAAAAATGCAGAAAGCAATTTTTATGGTTGGCAGTTTTTGGTACACTGCGTGGGTTAATGCAGGTCAACCCGATTTGAGAAATATTCAATCGAATAAAAAATAA